A section of the Triticum dicoccoides isolate Atlit2015 ecotype Zavitan chromosome 7A, WEW_v2.0, whole genome shotgun sequence genome encodes:
- the LOC119329463 gene encoding uncharacterized protein LOC119329463 isoform X1 — protein sequence MGPGLIEAKGFGRPSTMAGTCAETVDEFIRVESTLRQGTVESHCAASVSQSGIPSKDAYILKDHMSRGVQQLLLLLAVKASAYLLIHGLFEPSKLQNASHQHQESGSCQRNPKQSKRRKTTVKRFCWRKGCITYLPPRPCCRGACDCRSSCLSRHGPSRGVHCESLHQARVASPAGTQRNPSDAAL from the exons ATGGGTCCCGGCTTGATCGAGGCCAAAGGCTTCGGCCGTCCGTCCACCATGGCTGGGACCTGCGCGGAAACTGTAGATGAATTTATACGAGTGGAATCGACACTGCGGCAGGGTACGGTGGAGTCACATTGTGCAGCCTCGGTGTCCCAATCAGGGATTCCTTCTAAGGATGCATATATTTTGAAGG ATCACATGAGCAGAGGGGTTCAGCAACTCTTACTACTCCTGGCTGTGAAAG CTTCTGCTTACCTGCTTATCCATGGTCTTTTTGAGCCATCCAAATTGCAAAACGCAAGTCACCAACACCAAGAATCAGGTTCCTGCCAGAGGAACCCAAAGCAGAGCAAGAGAAGGAAAACAACGGTGAAGAGGTTCTGTTGGAGAAAGGGCTGCATCACATACTTGCCACCAAGGCCATGTTGTCGAGGAGCCTGTGATTGCCGCTCCAGCTGCCTCTCGCGCCATGGCCCATCGCGTGGGGTGCATTGTGAGAGTCTACATCAGGCTCGCGTTGCCTCTCCAGCAGGTACTCAACGCAATCCTAG TGATGCAGCACTCTAG
- the LOC119329463 gene encoding uncharacterized protein LOC119329463 isoform X2: protein MGPGLIEAKGFGRPSTMAGTCAETVDEFIRVESTLRQGTVESHCAASVSQSGIPSKDAYILKDHMSRGVQQLLLLLAVKASAYLLIHGLFEPSKLQNASHQHQESGSCQRNPKQSKRRKTTVKRFCWRKGCITYLPPRPCCRGACDCRSSCLSRHGPSRGVHCESLHQARVASPAVMQHSR, encoded by the exons ATGGGTCCCGGCTTGATCGAGGCCAAAGGCTTCGGCCGTCCGTCCACCATGGCTGGGACCTGCGCGGAAACTGTAGATGAATTTATACGAGTGGAATCGACACTGCGGCAGGGTACGGTGGAGTCACATTGTGCAGCCTCGGTGTCCCAATCAGGGATTCCTTCTAAGGATGCATATATTTTGAAGG ATCACATGAGCAGAGGGGTTCAGCAACTCTTACTACTCCTGGCTGTGAAAG CTTCTGCTTACCTGCTTATCCATGGTCTTTTTGAGCCATCCAAATTGCAAAACGCAAGTCACCAACACCAAGAATCAGGTTCCTGCCAGAGGAACCCAAAGCAGAGCAAGAGAAGGAAAACAACGGTGAAGAGGTTCTGTTGGAGAAAGGGCTGCATCACATACTTGCCACCAAGGCCATGTTGTCGAGGAGCCTGTGATTGCCGCTCCAGCTGCCTCTCGCGCCATGGCCCATCGCGTGGGGTGCATTGTGAGAGTCTACATCAGGCTCGCGTTGCCTCTCCAGCAG TGATGCAGCACTCTAGGTAA